One window of Lawsonibacter asaccharolyticus genomic DNA carries:
- a CDS encoding mutator MutT protein has product MINTTLCYIRQGGQCLMLHRVKKENDLNQGKWIGIGGKFEDGESPEDCMFREVNEETGLTPAEYRYRGLVTFVSDRWPTEYMHLFTIDRFTGTLRADCPEGDLEWLPWTQLCTIPHWEGDEIFLRLIEEDVPFFSLKLRYRGDILEEAVLNGRHVKGGPQL; this is encoded by the coding sequence ATGATCAACACCACCCTCTGCTACATCCGTCAGGGCGGTCAGTGTCTGATGCTCCACCGGGTCAAGAAGGAGAATGATCTGAATCAGGGCAAGTGGATCGGCATCGGCGGCAAGTTCGAGGACGGGGAGAGCCCCGAGGACTGCATGTTCCGGGAAGTGAACGAGGAGACCGGACTCACCCCAGCGGAATACCGCTATCGGGGGCTGGTCACTTTTGTCTCCGACCGCTGGCCCACGGAGTACATGCATCTGTTCACCATCGACCGCTTTACCGGAACCCTGAGGGCCGACTGCCCGGAGGGCGACCTGGAGTGGCTGCCCTGGACACAGCTGTGCACCATCCCCCACTGGGAGGGGGACGAGATCTTTCTGAGGCTCATTGAGGAGGATGTCCCCTTCTTCTCTCTGAAGCTGCGTTACCGGGGGGACATACTGGAAGAGGCTGTCCTCAACGGCCGGCATGTGAAGGGAGGGCCCCAGTTATGA
- a CDS encoding glycyl-tRNA synthetase: protein MKNSEKTMEKIVALCKGRGFIFSGSEIYGGLANTWDYGPLGVELKNNVKKAWWKKFVQENPYNVGLDAAILMNPQVWVASGHVGGFSDPLMDCKECKERFRADKVIEDWCQENSFELGHSVDAMSQAEMKAFVEEHNICCPTCGKFNWTDIRQFNLMFKTFQGVTEDAKNTVYLRPETAQGIFVNFQNVQRTTRRKLPFGVCQIGKSFRNEITPGNFTFRTREFEQMELEFFCKPGTELEWFAYWKQFCHDWLLGLGIRDENLRLRDHDPEELSHYSNATTDFEFVFPFGWGELWGVASRTNFDLTAHQNTSGKDQTYFDQESGEHYIPYVVEPSLGADRVTLAFLVDAYDEEVVDAEKNDVRTVLRLHPALAPFKCAVLPLSKKLGDKGREIQAELSKYFMVDYDDAGSIGKRYRREDEIGTPYCITVDFQTVGDDKTPADNAVTIRNRDTMEQVRVPISELKSWLEEKLTY from the coding sequence ATGAAAAACAGTGAAAAGACCATGGAAAAGATCGTCGCTCTGTGCAAGGGACGGGGATTTATCTTCTCCGGCTCTGAGATCTATGGCGGCCTGGCCAACACCTGGGACTACGGTCCTCTGGGTGTGGAACTGAAAAACAATGTGAAGAAGGCATGGTGGAAGAAGTTTGTCCAGGAGAACCCCTATAACGTGGGTCTGGACGCCGCCATCCTGATGAATCCCCAGGTGTGGGTGGCCTCCGGCCATGTGGGCGGCTTCTCTGACCCCCTGATGGACTGTAAGGAGTGCAAGGAGCGCTTCCGCGCCGACAAGGTCATCGAGGACTGGTGTCAGGAGAACAGCTTCGAGCTGGGCCACAGCGTGGACGCCATGAGCCAGGCGGAGATGAAGGCCTTTGTGGAGGAGCACAACATCTGCTGCCCCACCTGCGGCAAGTTCAACTGGACGGACATCCGCCAGTTCAACCTGATGTTCAAGACCTTCCAGGGGGTCACCGAGGACGCCAAGAACACCGTCTACCTCCGCCCCGAGACCGCCCAGGGCATTTTTGTCAACTTCCAGAACGTCCAGCGCACCACCCGCCGGAAGCTGCCCTTCGGCGTGTGTCAGATCGGCAAGTCCTTCCGCAACGAGATCACCCCGGGCAACTTCACCTTCCGCACCCGTGAGTTTGAGCAGATGGAACTGGAGTTCTTCTGCAAGCCGGGGACCGAGCTGGAGTGGTTCGCCTACTGGAAGCAGTTCTGCCACGACTGGCTGCTGGGCCTGGGCATCCGGGACGAGAACCTGCGTCTGCGGGACCACGACCCCGAGGAGCTGAGCCACTACTCCAACGCCACCACCGATTTTGAGTTTGTCTTCCCCTTCGGCTGGGGCGAGCTGTGGGGCGTGGCCTCCCGCACCAACTTCGACCTGACCGCCCACCAGAACACCTCCGGCAAGGATCAGACCTACTTTGACCAGGAGAGCGGCGAGCACTACATCCCCTATGTAGTCGAGCCCTCCCTGGGCGCCGACCGGGTCACCCTGGCCTTCCTGGTGGACGCCTATGACGAGGAGGTGGTGGATGCCGAGAAGAACGATGTCCGCACCGTCCTGCGCCTCCACCCCGCCCTGGCCCCCTTCAAGTGTGCTGTGCTGCCTCTGTCCAAGAAGCTGGGCGACAAGGGCCGAGAGATCCAGGCCGAGTTGTCTAAGTACTTCATGGTGGACTATGACGACGCCGGCTCCATCGGCAAGCGCTACCGCCGTGAGGATGAGATCGGCACTCCCTACTGCATCACCGTGGACTTCCAGACCGTGGGCGACGACAAGACCCCCGCGGACAACGCAGTCACCATCCGGAACCGTGACACGATGGAGCAGGTGCGTGTTCCCATCAGTGAGCTGAAGAGCTGGCTGGAGGAGAAGCTGACCTACTGA
- a CDS encoding translation initiation factor IF-1, whose product MAKDDMIELEGIVTESLPNTTFHVDIGNGHIILAHISGKLRMNFIRILPGDKVTVQMSPYDLTRGRITWRSK is encoded by the coding sequence TTGGCGAAAGATGATATGATTGAGCTGGAGGGAATCGTCACCGAATCCCTTCCCAATACCACCTTCCATGTGGATATTGGCAATGGCCACATCATTCTGGCCCACATCTCTGGGAAACTTCGCATGAACTTCATCCGTATCCTGCCCGGGGACAAGGTGACCGTGCAGATGTCACCCTACGACCTCACCCGGGGCCGTATCACCTGGCGTTCTAAGTAA
- a CDS encoding 30S ribosomal protein S11, producing the protein MATATKGKKVIRKRRERKNVEKGQVHIRSSFNNTMVTVTDMQGNALSWASSGGLGFRGSRKSTPFAAQTAAETAAKAAMEFGLKSVEVFVKGPGAGREAAIRALQAVGLEVTLIKDVTPVPHNGCRPPKRRRV; encoded by the coding sequence ATGGCTACTGCTACTAAGGGTAAGAAAGTTATCCGCAAGCGCCGCGAGCGCAAGAATGTTGAGAAGGGCCAGGTGCATATCCGCTCCTCCTTCAACAACACTATGGTCACCGTGACCGATATGCAGGGCAACGCCCTGTCCTGGGCCTCCTCCGGCGGCCTGGGATTCCGCGGTTCCCGGAAGTCCACCCCCTTCGCCGCTCAGACCGCCGCCGAGACGGCTGCCAAGGCCGCGATGGAGTTTGGCCTGAAGAGCGTGGAGGTCTTTGTCAAGGGCCCCGGCGCCGGCCGTGAGGCCGCCATCCGTGCGCTGCAGGCCGTGGGCCTGGAGGTCACCCTGATCAAGGACGTGACCCCGGTCCCCCACAACGGCTGCCGCCCCCCGAAGCGCCGCCGCGTCTGA
- a CDS encoding adenylate kinase produces the protein MGMKLIMLGAPGAGKGTQAEILSAKLGIPTISTGNILRAAIKDGTPIGLQAKSYMDAGKLVPDEVIIGIVAERLAQPDCASGFILDGVPRTIGQAEALDQAGVTFDHVLSIEISDAEIEERMEGRRVCSTCGAPYHIHAKPPKQEGICDSCGGVLMQRDDDRPETVRHRLEVYHSETEPLKGYYESKGILNPIPNQPTIEGTTEVIMEALKA, from the coding sequence ATGGGTATGAAGCTGATCATGCTGGGCGCCCCCGGTGCGGGCAAGGGCACACAGGCTGAGATCCTCAGTGCCAAGCTGGGCATTCCGACCATATCCACCGGCAATATCCTCCGCGCCGCCATCAAGGACGGCACGCCCATCGGGCTCCAGGCCAAGTCCTATATGGACGCGGGCAAGCTGGTCCCCGACGAGGTCATCATCGGCATCGTGGCCGAGCGCCTGGCTCAGCCCGACTGCGCAAGCGGCTTCATCCTGGACGGGGTGCCCCGCACCATCGGCCAGGCCGAGGCCCTGGATCAGGCCGGCGTCACCTTTGATCACGTGCTCTCCATCGAGATCTCCGACGCGGAGATCGAGGAGCGCATGGAGGGACGCAGAGTCTGCTCCACCTGCGGCGCACCCTACCACATTCACGCCAAGCCCCCCAAACAGGAGGGGATATGCGACAGCTGCGGCGGCGTACTGATGCAGCGCGATGATGACAGGCCGGAGACGGTGCGTCACCGCCTGGAGGTCTACCACAGCGAGACCGAGCCGCTGAAGGGGTACTATGAGTCCAAAGGGATCCTGAACCCCATCCCGAATCAGCCCACTATAGAGGGGACCACTGAGGTCATCATGGAGGCGCTGAAGGCGTGA
- a CDS encoding DNA-directed RNA polymerase subunit alpha gives MVEIEKPRIECIENPGDNSYGKYVVEPLERGYGTTLGNSLRRILLSSLPGTAVTSIKIAGVQHEFTTIPGVKEDVTEIVLNVKSIIAKLYSEGVKTVYIEANGECEVTAGDIKSDGEVEILNPDLHIATLGPDASLNMELTLSHGRGYVPADKNKTPQTVIGVIPVDSIYTPVRKVNYTVENTRVGDATDYDKLTLEVWTNGTIDARDAVSLGARILCDHFALFTDLSETMGNRSTVVEKAETQRDKVLELTIEELDLSVRSFNCLKRANINTVEDLISKTEEEMMKVRNLGRKSLEEVINKLAMMGLSLASDDSNG, from the coding sequence ATGGTAGAAATCGAAAAGCCCCGCATCGAATGTATTGAGAACCCCGGCGATAATTCCTATGGCAAATATGTAGTGGAGCCGCTGGAGCGAGGCTATGGCACCACGCTGGGCAACTCTCTGCGCCGCATCCTTCTCTCCTCTCTGCCAGGCACGGCGGTGACTTCCATCAAGATCGCCGGCGTCCAGCATGAGTTCACCACCATTCCAGGTGTGAAGGAGGATGTGACCGAGATCGTCCTCAACGTGAAGAGCATCATTGCCAAGCTGTACAGCGAAGGCGTCAAGACGGTCTACATTGAGGCAAACGGCGAGTGTGAGGTCACGGCCGGCGATATCAAGTCTGACGGCGAGGTGGAGATCCTCAACCCGGACCTGCACATCGCCACTCTGGGCCCCGACGCCAGCCTGAACATGGAGCTGACCCTGTCCCACGGCCGCGGCTATGTCCCCGCCGACAAGAACAAGACGCCCCAGACTGTCATCGGTGTGATCCCGGTAGACTCCATTTATACCCCGGTGCGCAAGGTCAACTACACCGTGGAGAACACCCGTGTGGGCGACGCCACCGACTATGACAAGCTGACCCTGGAGGTCTGGACCAACGGCACCATCGATGCCCGGGACGCCGTTTCCCTGGGTGCCCGCATCCTGTGCGATCATTTCGCCCTGTTCACCGACCTCAGTGAGACCATGGGCAACCGCTCCACCGTGGTGGAGAAGGCGGAGACCCAGCGGGACAAGGTGCTGGAGCTGACCATCGAGGAGCTGGACCTGTCCGTCCGTTCCTTCAACTGCCTCAAGCGCGCCAATATCAACACGGTGGAGGACCTGATCTCCAAGACCGAGGAAGAGATGATGAAGGTGCGCAACCTGGGCCGCAAGTCCCTGGAAGAGGTCATCAACAAGCTGGCCATGATGGGCCTGTCCCTGGCCAGCGACGACAGCAACGGCTGA
- a CDS encoding GTP-binding protein yields MKLGIVGLPNVGKSTLFNAITNAGAESANYPFCTIDPNVGMVAVPDHRLDKLSEMYHPKKTTPAVIEFVDIAGLVKGASKGEGLGNKFLSNIRMTDAIVHVVRCFDDENVIHVEGSTDPIRDMDTIDLELVMSDMEMVDRRIDKAQKAAKGDKKFLHEAEVFQGLREWLDQGKSARGYLPQVPEDDAALIATSELLSLKPVIYAANLDEDGFSDPEAVPYYRLVEERAAAQGAQVIPVCAKLEAEIAELDAEEKKMFLDDLGVAESGLDRLVKASYTLLGLISYLTSGEDECRAWTIRRGTKAPQAAGKIHSDFERGFIRAEVVSYDDLMACGSMAAAREKGLIRSEGKEYIVQDGDIILFRFNV; encoded by the coding sequence GTGAAATTAGGTATCGTGGGTCTGCCCAACGTGGGCAAGAGCACCCTGTTCAACGCGATCACCAACGCCGGCGCCGAGAGTGCCAATTACCCCTTCTGCACCATCGACCCCAATGTGGGCATGGTGGCTGTCCCTGACCACCGGCTGGACAAGCTTTCCGAGATGTACCACCCCAAAAAGACCACCCCCGCAGTCATTGAGTTTGTGGACATCGCCGGTCTGGTAAAGGGCGCCTCCAAGGGCGAGGGACTGGGCAACAAGTTCCTGTCCAACATCCGTATGACCGATGCCATCGTCCATGTGGTCCGCTGCTTCGACGACGAGAACGTCATCCACGTGGAGGGCTCCACCGACCCCATCCGGGACATGGACACCATTGACCTGGAGCTGGTCATGTCCGATATGGAGATGGTGGACAGGCGCATTGACAAGGCACAGAAGGCCGCCAAGGGGGACAAGAAGTTTCTCCATGAGGCGGAGGTGTTCCAGGGCCTGCGGGAGTGGCTCGACCAGGGCAAGTCTGCCCGGGGCTATCTGCCCCAGGTGCCGGAGGATGATGCCGCCCTCATTGCCACCAGCGAGCTGCTCTCCCTCAAGCCGGTGATCTACGCCGCCAATCTGGATGAGGATGGCTTCTCCGACCCGGAGGCCGTCCCCTACTACCGGCTGGTGGAGGAGCGGGCCGCCGCCCAGGGCGCCCAGGTCATCCCGGTCTGCGCCAAGCTGGAGGCGGAGATCGCCGAGCTGGATGCGGAGGAGAAGAAGATGTTCCTGGACGATCTGGGGGTGGCCGAGTCCGGCCTGGACCGCCTGGTGAAGGCCAGCTACACCCTGCTGGGCCTGATCTCCTACCTCACCAGCGGCGAGGACGAGTGCCGGGCCTGGACCATCCGCAGGGGGACCAAGGCCCCTCAGGCCGCCGGCAAGATCCACTCCGACTTCGAACGGGGCTTTATCCGGGCTGAGGTGGTCTCCTACGACGACCTGATGGCCTGCGGCTCCATGGCCGCCGCCCGGGAGAAGGGCCTGATCCGCTCCGAGGGCAAGGAATACATCGTCCAGGATGGCGATATCATCCTGTTCCGGTTCAATGTATGA
- a CDS encoding 50S ribosomal protein L17 has protein sequence MSLKHRKLGRTSDQRRAMLRAMVTYLLENGQIKTTITRAKEVAPLAEKMITLAKQNDLAAYRQALGFITKEDVAKKLFQELGPKYAGRNGGYTRVVRIGPRRGDAAEMAIIQLV, from the coding sequence ATGTCTCTGAAACACCGTAAACTGGGCCGCACCAGTGACCAGCGCCGGGCCATGCTCCGCGCTATGGTGACCTATCTGCTGGAGAACGGCCAGATCAAGACCACCATCACCCGCGCCAAGGAGGTCGCTCCTCTGGCCGAGAAGATGATCACCCTGGCCAAGCAGAACGACCTGGCCGCTTACCGCCAGGCTCTGGGCTTCATCACCAAAGAGGATGTGGCCAAGAAGCTGTTCCAGGAGCTGGGCCCCAAGTATGCCGGCCGCAACGGCGGCTACACCCGCGTTGTCCGCATCGGTCCCCGCCGCGGCGACGCCGCTGAGATGGCCATCATCCAGCTGGTGTAA
- a CDS encoding 30S ribosomal protein S13 → MARIAGIDLPREKRIEIGLTYIYGIGRTSANKILAEAGINPDTRVKDLTEEDEAKLREVIGHSYVVEGDLRRNVAMDIKRLTEIGCYRGIRHRKGLPVRGQRSKTNARTRKGPKRTVANKKK, encoded by the coding sequence ATGGCTCGTATTGCCGGTATTGACCTGCCGAGAGAGAAGAGAATCGAGATCGGCCTCACTTATATCTACGGCATTGGGCGCACCAGCGCCAACAAGATCCTGGCCGAGGCCGGGATCAACCCTGATACCCGCGTGAAGGACTTGACCGAGGAGGACGAGGCCAAGCTGCGTGAGGTCATCGGCCACAGCTACGTGGTGGAGGGCGACCTGCGCCGCAATGTGGCGATGGACATCAAGCGGCTGACTGAGATCGGCTGCTATCGTGGCATCCGCCACCGCAAGGGCCTGCCTGTCCGCGGCCAGAGATCCAAGACCAACGCCCGTACCCGTAAGGGTCCCAAGCGTACCGTCGCCAATAAGAAGAAGTAA
- a CDS encoding methionine aminopeptidase codes for MKGVELISIKSPREIEAMRRAGRITAQARALAGSMVAPGVTTHEIDTAVRRFIESHGAKPSFLGYGGFPGSACISVNDEVIHGIPGPRKLKEGDIVSVDVGAFIGGFHGDCAATYACGQISDQAKKLIEVTQQSFWEGIKMARKGCRVSDIGHAVQTYVEANGFSVVRDYVGHGVGAKLHEAPEVRNFGPAGHGPRLLPGMTLAVEPMVNVGDWQIRVLPDGWTVKTLDGSLAAHYENTILITEGDAEVLTVTEDGAYV; via the coding sequence GTGAAAGGCGTAGAACTGATTTCCATTAAATCTCCCAGGGAGATCGAGGCCATGCGCCGGGCCGGGCGGATCACCGCCCAGGCCCGGGCCCTGGCTGGTTCCATGGTGGCACCCGGCGTCACTACCCATGAGATCGATACAGCGGTCCGCCGCTTTATCGAGAGCCACGGGGCCAAGCCCTCTTTTTTGGGCTACGGCGGTTTTCCCGGTTCGGCCTGCATCTCGGTGAACGACGAGGTGATCCACGGCATCCCCGGTCCCCGGAAGCTGAAGGAGGGCGACATCGTCAGCGTAGACGTAGGTGCTTTCATCGGCGGCTTCCACGGCGACTGTGCCGCCACCTATGCCTGCGGTCAGATCAGCGATCAGGCAAAAAAGCTGATCGAAGTGACCCAGCAGAGCTTTTGGGAGGGCATCAAAATGGCTCGGAAGGGCTGCCGGGTGTCCGATATCGGCCATGCGGTCCAGACCTATGTGGAGGCCAACGGCTTCTCTGTGGTCCGGGACTATGTGGGTCACGGTGTGGGCGCAAAGCTCCACGAGGCCCCAGAGGTACGTAATTTCGGCCCCGCAGGCCACGGCCCCCGTCTGCTGCCCGGCATGACTCTGGCGGTGGAGCCCATGGTCAATGTGGGCGACTGGCAGATCCGGGTGCTGCCCGACGGCTGGACCGTCAAAACGCTGGACGGCTCTCTGGCCGCCCACTATGAAAATACGATCCTCATCACCGAAGGTGACGCCGAGGTCCTCACAGTCACCGAGGATGGAGCCTATGTTTGA
- a CDS encoding 30S ribosomal protein S4, which translates to MARNMQPIAKRCKALNLSPAAMGYAKKNTNRNPKGQMRKKQSEYALQLTEKQKVKFVYGIMEKQFHMYYEKASRMPGKTGENLLTLIERRLDNVVYRLGFAMTRREARQLVTHGHFTVNGQRVDIPSFLVKVGDVIEVREKSRSSVKFKRLLGEDAIQVNVPKWLDHAKNTLQGKVVAMPARDDIDFPVEEHLIVELYSK; encoded by the coding sequence ATGGCTAGAAATATGCAGCCTATTGCCAAGCGGTGCAAGGCCCTGAACCTGTCCCCCGCTGCCATGGGCTATGCCAAGAAGAACACCAACCGCAACCCCAAGGGTCAGATGCGGAAGAAGCAGTCCGAGTATGCCCTTCAGCTGACCGAGAAGCAGAAGGTCAAGTTTGTCTACGGCATCATGGAGAAGCAGTTCCACATGTACTATGAGAAGGCTTCCCGGATGCCCGGCAAGACCGGTGAGAACCTGCTGACCCTGATCGAGCGCCGCCTGGACAACGTGGTGTACCGCCTGGGCTTCGCCATGACCCGCCGTGAGGCCCGTCAGCTGGTGACCCATGGCCACTTCACCGTGAACGGCCAGCGGGTGGACATCCCCTCCTTCCTGGTGAAGGTGGGCGACGTCATCGAGGTCCGGGAGAAGAGCCGTTCCTCTGTCAAGTTCAAGCGCCTGCTGGGCGAGGACGCCATCCAGGTCAATGTGCCCAAGTGGCTGGACCACGCGAAAAATACCCTCCAGGGCAAAGTCGTTGCTATGCCCGCACGGGACGACATCGACTTCCCCGTGGAAGAGCACCTCATCGTCGAGCTGTACTCTAAGTAA
- a CDS encoding preprotein translocase SecY subunit, whose protein sequence is MIETVRNAWKVPELRKKIMFTIFALLIFRLGSAVPVPYIDSTTLETYLAAQSGTILGLMNAMSGSAFSMATVFALSIQPYINASIIIQLLTVAIPALERLAKEGGEEGRKKIASITRYTTVAIGLLQGFGYYTLIKSYGLVESGSVNGIWAGIVIVLSFTAGSAFLMWLGEQITEFGIGNGISIILFAGIVSRGPQMVGDIYTGVTRWAAGLSAEELTQMGMSETAITAYQKSLLPPWVVALIVVGMLALVIFIVFISNAERRLPVQYAKRVVGRKMYGGQSTHIPMKVNMSGVMPIIFAQSIASLPATIGAFTGHTMDSPGFWGGFLKLFDTSKPFYSILYFLLIIGFSYFYATMQFNPIEVANNLKKNGGFIPGFRPGKPTADFITKVLNKITMFGALYLSVIAIAPIITGNLVGYSSLAIGGTSVIIVVGVALETVKQLEAQMLMRHYKGFLE, encoded by the coding sequence GTGATCGAAACAGTACGCAACGCGTGGAAGGTCCCTGAGTTGCGCAAGAAGATCATGTTCACCATCTTTGCGCTGCTGATCTTCCGCCTGGGTTCCGCCGTGCCGGTGCCCTATATTGACTCCACCACCCTGGAGACTTATCTGGCGGCTCAGAGCGGCACCATCCTGGGCTTGATGAACGCCATGAGCGGCTCCGCCTTCTCCATGGCCACCGTCTTCGCCCTGAGCATCCAGCCCTATATCAATGCGTCCATTATCATCCAGCTGCTGACCGTGGCCATTCCCGCTCTGGAGCGGCTGGCCAAGGAGGGCGGCGAGGAGGGCCGCAAGAAGATCGCCTCCATCACCCGGTACACCACTGTGGCCATCGGACTTCTGCAGGGCTTCGGCTATTACACCCTGATCAAGAGCTACGGCCTGGTGGAGAGCGGCAGCGTCAACGGCATCTGGGCGGGCATCGTCATCGTCCTGTCCTTCACCGCTGGTTCTGCCTTCCTGATGTGGCTGGGTGAGCAGATCACTGAGTTCGGTATCGGCAACGGCATCTCCATCATCCTGTTCGCGGGCATCGTCTCCCGCGGTCCCCAGATGGTGGGCGACATCTACACCGGCGTGACCAGATGGGCCGCCGGCCTGAGCGCGGAAGAGCTGACCCAGATGGGGATGAGCGAGACCGCTATCACTGCCTACCAGAAGAGCCTGCTGCCCCCCTGGGTGGTGGCCCTGATCGTAGTGGGCATGCTGGCCCTGGTGATCTTCATCGTGTTCATCTCCAACGCTGAGCGCCGCCTGCCTGTGCAGTACGCCAAGCGGGTTGTAGGACGGAAGATGTACGGCGGCCAGTCCACTCACATCCCTATGAAGGTGAACATGAGCGGCGTCATGCCCATCATCTTTGCCCAGTCCATTGCCTCTCTGCCCGCCACCATCGGGGCCTTTACCGGCCACACCATGGATTCTCCGGGCTTCTGGGGCGGCTTCCTGAAGCTGTTCGACACCAGCAAGCCGTTCTACAGCATCCTGTATTTCCTGCTGATCATCGGCTTCAGCTATTTCTATGCCACCATGCAGTTCAACCCCATTGAGGTGGCCAATAACCTGAAGAAGAACGGCGGCTTCATCCCCGGCTTCCGTCCCGGCAAGCCTACCGCCGACTTCATTACCAAGGTGCTCAACAAAATCACCATGTTCGGTGCGCTGTACCTGTCTGTGATCGCCATCGCGCCCATCATCACCGGGAACCTGGTGGGTTACAGCTCCCTGGCCATCGGCGGTACTTCCGTCATCATCGTGGTGGGCGTGGCCCTGGAGACCGTCAAGCAGCTGGAGGCCCAGATGCTGATGCGCCACTACAAGGGCTTCCTGGAGTAA
- a CDS encoding beta-lactamase, producing MRGIRRIPCGNVNCYLVQGEEGAVLVDTGYTGYVERLLDTCLGAGVRLIVLTHGHLDHIQNTALLMERLGVPAALHPADLGLLTDQQSQPLSAQGPAGRLLLSLSRHSFQTQAFLPFTPTVELREGDSLAPWGVDARVLELPGHTAGSIGLDVEGHSLIVGDAMMNLFRPGPSCLCSDPAAQRDSIARIRSLGPRSLYFGHGRPAHLPG from the coding sequence GTGAGGGGCATCCGCCGCATCCCCTGCGGCAATGTGAACTGCTATCTGGTGCAGGGGGAGGAGGGCGCCGTCCTGGTGGACACCGGCTATACCGGCTACGTGGAGCGCCTGCTGGATACCTGCTTGGGGGCCGGGGTGCGGCTGATCGTGCTGACCCACGGCCACTTGGACCACATTCAGAACACCGCCCTGCTTATGGAGCGGCTGGGCGTTCCCGCCGCTCTCCATCCGGCGGATCTGGGCCTGCTCACCGATCAGCAATCTCAGCCCCTGTCCGCCCAGGGACCGGCGGGCCGGCTCCTGCTGTCTCTCTCCCGTCACAGCTTCCAGACCCAGGCGTTCCTCCCTTTTACACCCACAGTGGAGCTGCGGGAAGGGGACAGCCTGGCCCCCTGGGGTGTGGACGCCCGGGTTCTGGAGCTGCCCGGCCATACGGCGGGCTCCATCGGCTTGGACGTGGAGGGGCACTCCCTCATTGTGGGGGACGCCATGATGAACCTGTTCCGCCCGGGCCCCTCCTGCCTCTGCTCCGACCCCGCCGCCCAGCGGGACAGCATCGCCCGCATCCGCTCTCTCGGTCCCAGATCCCTCTATTTCGGCCATGGCCGTCCAGCTCACCTCCCTGGATAA
- a CDS encoding endoribonuclease L-PSP: MKEAIHTDRAPAAIGPYSQAVRAGGFLFTSGQIPVDPAAGDIPAGIKAQAQQSLNNIAAILAQAGLDRSAVVKTTVFLKDMNDFAAMNEVYAQFFEGPAYPARSAVEVARLPKDVLVEIEAVALL, encoded by the coding sequence ATGAAGGAAGCCATTCATACTGACCGGGCCCCCGCCGCCATCGGGCCCTATTCCCAGGCCGTCCGGGCCGGAGGGTTCCTGTTCACCTCTGGGCAGATTCCGGTGGACCCCGCTGCCGGGGATATCCCGGCGGGCATCAAGGCCCAGGCCCAACAGTCTCTGAATAACATCGCCGCCATCCTGGCCCAGGCCGGGCTGGACCGGTCCGCCGTGGTGAAGACCACTGTGTTTCTCAAGGACATGAACGATTTCGCCGCCATGAACGAGGTGTACGCCCAGTTCTTTGAGGGACCCGCCTATCCTGCCCGCTCCGCGGTGGAGGTGGCCCGTCTGCCCAAGGATGTATTGGTGGAGATCGAGGCCGTGGCCCTGCTGTAA
- a CDS encoding acetyltransferase encodes MKLLEINARSQELLTCLCQVWESSVRATHHFLSEEDIRSLAVYVPQALAQVPVLVVAFSDQGIPVGFMGIDGTRLEMLFLSPDVRGTGLGRQLLQRGIRRYGVTSLCVNEQNPQALDFYLHMGFQVRSRTETDEQGNPFPLLCMSLPG; translated from the coding sequence TTGAAACTTTTGGAAATCAATGCCCGCTCTCAGGAGCTGCTCACCTGCCTGTGCCAGGTGTGGGAGTCCTCCGTCCGGGCCACCCACCACTTCCTGTCCGAAGAGGACATCCGTTCCCTGGCTGTCTACGTCCCCCAGGCTCTGGCCCAGGTCCCGGTGCTGGTGGTAGCCTTCTCCGATCAGGGCATCCCCGTGGGATTTATGGGCATCGACGGCACCAGGCTGGAGATGCTCTTCCTCTCCCCAGACGTGCGGGGGACCGGTCTGGGCCGGCAGCTGCTCCAGCGGGGCATCCGGCGGTACGGTGTCACCTCTTTGTGCGTCAATGAGCAGAACCCTCAAGCCCTGGATTTCTATCTCCACATGGGTTTTCAGGTCCGCAGCCGCACGGAGACAGACGAGCAGGGCAATCCCTTCCCTCTCCTCTGCATGTCCCTGCCGGGATAG